The Oreochromis niloticus isolate F11D_XX linkage group LG2, O_niloticus_UMD_NMBU, whole genome shotgun sequence genome includes a region encoding these proteins:
- the LOC100690816 gene encoding fish-egg lectin — MKAIAALLLMLNYLSVGHGGICMEGPQQFPAVQIDAGQGKVVMTDSNNYAYFLIGSQWYKMGLLTLKHVSVGPAGIWGVDLNNRVYEYVAGSFVFANGESLRQVDAGGDGQVVGVTDTSTIHCLQSTIASVYREQSTLSWITLPGLLMYVSCSTKYGCWGVNSAENIYFTKVTPSTCGISDWIHVDGLAVKVETGTDGSVFVVNRVGEVYQRQGIDSRTPQGTSWTQIPMPSRVSHVSYDRGNLWVVTDNGTILKCLY, encoded by the exons atgaaagctATCGCAGCCTTGCTGCTAATGCTAAACTACCTATCAGTCGGTCATG GCGGCATTTGCATGGAGGGTCCACAACAGTTTCCTGCTGTACAGATTGATGCTGGGCAGGGGAAAGTTGTGATGACAGACAGCAACAATTATGCATACTTTCTGATTGGATCACAGTGGTACAAAATGGGCTTACTCACCCTCAAGCATGTCTCAGTGGGGCCTGCAGGAATCTGGGGTGTTGACCTCAACAACAGGGTATACGAATACGTAGCTGGCAGCTTTGTTTTTGCGAATG GTGAGAGTTTACGGCAGGTGGATGCTGGAGGTGATGGTCAGGTGGTGGGAGTTACCGACACCTCCACCATCCACTGTCTGCAAAGCACCATTGCCTCAGTCTACAGGGAACAGAGCACCCTGAGCTGGATAACCCTGCCTGGGCTTTTAATGTATGTCAGTTGCAGCACAAAATATGGATGCTGGGGAGTGAACTCAGCTGAAAACATCTACTTCACA AAAGTAACACCGAGCACCTGTGGCATCAGTGACTGGATACATGTGGATGGTCTTGCAGTAAAGGTTGAAACTGGGACTGATGGAAGCGTCTTTGTTGTAAATAGAGTAGGAGAGGTCTACCAAAG ACAAGGCATCGACAGCCGCACTCCACAAGGCACGAGCTGGACCCAAATACCAATGCCCTCTCGCGTCAGCCATGTGAGCTATGATCGTGGCAATCTGTGGGTCGTGACTGACAATGGGACCATCCTGAAATGCTTATATTAA